One window of Mauremys mutica isolate MM-2020 ecotype Southern chromosome 6, ASM2049712v1, whole genome shotgun sequence genomic DNA carries:
- the ENC1 gene encoding ectoderm-neural cortex protein 1, whose translation MSVSMHENRKSRASTGSINIYLFHKSSYADSVLTHLNLLRQQRLFTDVLLHAGNRSFPCHRAVLAACSRYFEAMFSGGLKESQASEVNFHNSIHPEVLELLLDYAYSSRVIINEENAESLLEAGDMLEFQDIRDACAEFLEKNLHPTNCLGMLLLSDAHQCTKLYELSWTMCLSNFQTISKSEDFLQLPKDMVVQLLSSEELETEDERLVYESAINWVNYDLNKRHCYLPELLQTVRLALLPAIYLMENVAMEELITKQRKSKDIVEEAIRCKLKILQNDGVVTSLCARPRKTGHALFLLGGQTFMCDKLYLVDQKAKEIIPKADIPSPRKEFSACAIGCKVYITGGRGSENGVSKDVWVYDTLHEEWSKAAPMLVARFGHGSAELKHCLYVVGGHTAATGCLPASPSVSLKQVEQYDPVTNKWTMVAPLREGVSNAAVVSAKLKLFAFGGTSVSHDKLPKVQCYDQCENRWTVPATCPQPWRYTAAAVLGNQIFIMGGDTEFSACSAYKFNSETYQWTKVGDVTAKRMSCHAVASGNKLYVVGGYFGIQRCKTLDCYDPTLDVWNSITTVPYSLIPTAFVSTWKHLPS comes from the coding sequence ATGTCAGTCAGCATGCATGAGAATCGCAAGTCTAGAGCCAGCACTGGCTCTATAAACATATACTTATTCCACAAATCATCATATGCTGATAGTGTCCTTACTCACCTGAACCTTCTACGCCAACAACGGCTTTTTACAGATGTACTTCTCCATGCTGGGAACAGGTCATTCCCTTGCCATAGAGCTGTCCTAGCTGCATGTAGTCGCTACTTTGAAGCAATGTTCAGTGGTGGACTTAAAGAGAGCCAGGCTAGTGAAGTCAATTTTCATAATTCTATTCATCCAGAAGTCTTAGAACTTCTGCTGGACTATGCGTACTCCTCCAGGGTTATCATCAATGAAGAGAATGCAGAGTCCCTGCTAGAGGCCGGAGACATGTTAGAATTCCAGGATATCAGAGATGCTTGTGCAGAGTTTCTGGAGAAGAACCTTCATCCCACCAACTGCCTTGGTATGCTGCTGCTGTCAGATGCTCACCAGTGCACCAAGCTTTATGAACTCTCTTGGACGATGTGTCTTAGCAACTTCCAGACTATCAGTAAAAGTGAAGATTTTCTCCAGCTGCCAAAAGACATGGTTGTGCAGCTCCTTTCCAGTGAAGAACTAGAAACTGAAGATGAAAGATTAGTATATGAGTCAGCTATTAACTGGGTTAACTATGATCTGAATAAGCGCCACTGTTATCTCCCTGAACTATTGCAAACTGTGAGACTGGCTCTCTTGCCAGCCATCTACCTTATGGAGAATGTAGCCATGGAAGAACTTATCACTAAGCAAAGGAAAAGCAAAGATATAGTAGAAGAAGCAATAAGATGCAAGCTAAAGATCTTACAGAATGATGGTGTGGTCACCAGTTTGTGTGCCAGACCTCGTAAAACTGGCCATGCACTGTTTCTTCTGGGGGGGCAAACCTTCATGTGTGACAAGCTGTATCTGGTGGACCAAAAGGCAAAAGAGATCATTCCAAAGGCTGACATCCCAAGTCCACGGAAAGAGTTCAGCGCTTGTGCTATTGGCTGCAAAGTGTATATCACTGGAGGCCGGGGATCAGAAAACGGAGTCTCCAAAGATGTTTGGGTGTATGACACTCTTCATGAGGAGTGGTCAAAGGCTGCCCCCATGCTGGTAGCTAGGTTTGGGCATGGTTCTGCTGAACTCAAACACTGTTTGTATGTAGTAGGAGGACACACTGCAGCAACTGGTTGCCTTCCAGCTTCCCCTTCAGTATCCTTAAAGCAAGTAGAACAGTATGACCCTGTGACCAACAAATGGACAATGGTTGCACCACTTCGAGAAGGAGTAAGCAATGCAGCTGTAGTTAGTGCAAAGCTTAAGCTGTTTGCTTTTGGTGGCACCAGTGTTAGCCATGACAAGCTGCCCAAAGTTCAATGTTATGATCAATGTGAAAACAGATGGACAGTACCagccacctgcccccagccctggcgctacacagctgcagctgttttGGGTAACCAGATTTTTATTATGGGTGGAGATACTGAATTCTCAGCATGCTCAGCTTATAAATTCAACAGTGAAACATACCAGTGGACTAAGGTGGGAGATGTGACAGCTAAGCGAATGAGCTGCCATGCAGTAGCATCTGGAAACAAACTCTATGTAGTTGGAGGCTATTTTGGGATTCAAAGATGCAAAACATTGGACTGCTATGATCCCACATTAGATGTATGGAACAGCATAACCACAGTGCCCTATTCACTAATTCCCACAGCATTTGTCAGCACATGGAAACATCTCCCCTCGTAA